In Marinomonas posidonica IVIA-Po-181, a single window of DNA contains:
- the lon gene encoding endopeptidase La produces the protein MTDDEHYIDQHDDDILSEEESVVISDPKALALPDDVLPDTLYILPISSRPFFPAQVQPVMVDAEQWEDTLERIAEHPQAAVGLVYAEKVGKGAPPVDMLRSIGCVARVHKAEKQNDKLTFLAQGVKRFEVIEWLSETAPYLARVRYINDAKANDDEAKAYSIAILDAIKELIRLNPLFSEDLRQYLGRFSFNESGLLADFAASITSADAEDLYDVLATIPVQTRMHLSLTLLRKELEIARLQNEISAEVNDKIGKHQRDFFLKEQLKVIQKELGISKDDRTSDIESFEERLQGKTLSKTVSDKIDEELHKLSILETGSPEYGVTRNYLDWATSLPWGVHSDDNLDIKAAREVLESHHAGLSDIKDRIVEFLALGAHRGEMGGSILLLVGPPGVGKTSIGKSIAESLNRKFYRFSLGGMRDEAEIKGHRRTYIGALPGKFVQALKDVQVENPVIMLDEIDKIGSSFQGDPASSLLEALDPEQNSEFLDHYLDMRIDLSKALFICTANQLDTIPSPLLDRMDVIRLSGYIADEKLAIAKQHLWPKLLKKNKLLKKQLNITDAALRHVIEHYAREAGVRGMDKLLQKILRKCVVELMTGEKHHINVGIKDVETLLGMPYFRPEKTLQGVGVVTGLAWTSMGGATLPIEATKVHELTRGLKLTGKLGDVMKESADIAYSYVFSHTKSYQRAPEFFDKSMIHLHVPEGATPKDGPSAGVTMATALMSLAKGEPIRRGLAMTGELTLTGQVLAVGGIREKIIAAKRSKINEVILPEPNRRDFDELPESVKDGMTVHFAERFADVEKVVFGRHVSNLH, from the coding sequence ATGACTGATGATGAGCATTACATTGATCAACATGACGATGACATTTTGTCCGAAGAGGAAAGTGTGGTCATAAGTGATCCGAAAGCGTTAGCCCTTCCTGACGATGTATTACCAGATACCCTTTACATCCTGCCAATTTCCAGCCGTCCGTTTTTTCCTGCACAGGTACAGCCTGTGATGGTAGATGCAGAGCAATGGGAAGATACTTTGGAGCGTATTGCTGAACATCCACAGGCTGCAGTTGGTTTAGTTTACGCTGAAAAAGTAGGCAAGGGGGCTCCACCTGTTGACATGCTTCGATCCATCGGTTGTGTTGCACGTGTACACAAAGCCGAGAAACAAAACGATAAACTGACTTTCTTAGCGCAAGGTGTGAAACGCTTTGAAGTAATAGAATGGCTGAGTGAAACGGCGCCCTATCTAGCGAGAGTTCGCTATATCAATGATGCTAAGGCTAATGACGATGAAGCAAAGGCCTATTCCATAGCGATTTTGGATGCGATTAAAGAGCTGATTCGACTCAATCCATTATTCAGTGAAGATTTACGTCAATACCTCGGTCGTTTTTCGTTTAATGAGTCCGGTTTGTTGGCGGATTTTGCCGCCTCCATTACGTCTGCGGACGCGGAAGACTTGTACGATGTGTTGGCAACCATCCCTGTTCAAACGCGCATGCACTTATCATTAACCTTGTTGCGTAAGGAGCTTGAAATTGCTCGTTTACAAAATGAGATCAGTGCAGAAGTGAATGATAAAATAGGTAAGCATCAACGAGACTTTTTTTTAAAAGAACAGCTTAAAGTCATCCAAAAAGAGTTGGGAATTTCGAAAGACGATCGTACGTCAGACATTGAGAGTTTTGAAGAACGCTTGCAAGGTAAAACGCTTTCTAAAACGGTTTCAGATAAAATCGACGAAGAGCTGCATAAACTGAGTATTTTAGAGACAGGTTCTCCAGAATATGGCGTGACGCGTAATTATTTAGATTGGGCAACGTCTTTGCCTTGGGGGGTGCACTCTGACGACAATTTGGACATTAAAGCGGCGCGAGAGGTGTTAGAGTCTCATCATGCTGGATTAAGTGACATCAAAGATCGCATTGTCGAGTTTTTGGCCCTTGGTGCGCACCGTGGTGAAATGGGGGGCTCAATTTTATTGTTGGTTGGTCCACCAGGTGTGGGTAAAACTTCCATTGGTAAATCCATTGCAGAATCACTAAATCGAAAATTTTATCGGTTTAGTCTTGGTGGCATGCGTGATGAAGCAGAAATAAAAGGTCATAGACGAACATACATTGGTGCCTTGCCAGGTAAGTTTGTTCAGGCGCTAAAAGATGTGCAAGTAGAGAACCCTGTGATCATGCTAGATGAGATCGACAAGATTGGTTCATCTTTTCAGGGCGATCCGGCCTCTTCTTTATTAGAGGCGCTTGATCCTGAGCAAAACAGTGAGTTTTTGGATCATTATTTGGACATGCGCATTGATTTGTCGAAAGCTTTGTTTATTTGTACTGCCAATCAGTTGGATACGATTCCATCACCTTTGTTGGATCGAATGGATGTGATTCGCTTATCTGGTTACATTGCTGATGAAAAGTTGGCGATTGCTAAGCAGCATCTATGGCCGAAGTTGCTTAAGAAAAACAAACTACTTAAAAAGCAGTTAAATATCACTGATGCGGCATTGCGACATGTGATTGAGCATTATGCGCGAGAAGCTGGCGTGCGAGGTATGGATAAGTTACTGCAAAAAATACTGCGTAAATGTGTCGTAGAACTCATGACAGGTGAGAAGCACCATATCAATGTTGGTATTAAAGACGTCGAAACATTACTTGGCATGCCTTATTTCCGTCCAGAAAAGACACTTCAAGGTGTTGGCGTTGTGACTGGCTTGGCTTGGACTTCTATGGGGGGCGCTACTTTACCAATTGAGGCCACTAAAGTGCATGAGCTGACTCGTGGACTGAAGTTAACAGGTAAACTGGGCGATGTGATGAAAGAGTCTGCCGACATCGCGTACTCTTACGTGTTTTCTCATACCAAGAGTTATCAACGAGCGCCGGAGTTTTTTGATAAAAGCATGATCCATTTACATGTGCCAGAAGGGGCAACGCCAAAAGATGGTCCAAGTGCGGGCGTTACTATGGCAACGGCTTTAATGTCATTGGCAAAAGGTGAGCCGATTCGTCGTGGTTTGGCGATGACGGGGGAGTTGACCTTGACAGGTCAAGTACTGGCTGTTGGTGGCATTCGTGAAAAAATTATCGCGGCCAAGCGTAGTAAAATTAATGAAGTAATTTTGCCTGAACCAAATCGACGAGACTTTGATGAGTTACCTGAGTCCGTTAAAGACGGTATGACGGTGCATTTTGCAGAACGTTTTGCGGATGTTGAAAAGGTGGTTTTTGGCCGTCATGTTAGTAACCTTCATTGA
- a CDS encoding MATE family efflux transporter: MPSSAKLTQGSTFKHVVTMSVTSALGLMCMFLVDLVDMLFLSMLGEKEAVAAVGYASTIMFFTVSLSIAISIAATALVSRAIGERNLELAKRRAVNVLAFGILFSSLVVWFLWPKIPHILFFIGATGRALDLATGYLQILILGMPAVMIGMIGSGIMRALGDAKRAMYATMIGGLVNAVLDPIFIFAFGLGVDGAAIASLLARFSMVAVSYYGVVHVHKMLGEFDLMDFFKDVRCIAVIAVPAMLTNMSSPLANAIVMEHTASFGDDAVAAVAIIGRIIPVIFGGLFALSGAVGPILGQNYGAGRFDRMHQTISSAVIYALGYCFLLCWALYALQDWLVVVFNASPASADLIRFFATFVSFSFFFQSLLFIAIATFNNLGRPLHSTLLNFGRATIGTWPLIIVFSWFMGAEGILFGQAVGSVIFGVLGLYMARNYIVELEEKEAKEILPSGSATGFDEMI; the protein is encoded by the coding sequence ATGCCCAGTTCGGCAAAACTCACACAAGGCTCAACGTTTAAACACGTGGTAACCATGTCGGTTACCAGTGCGTTAGGGTTAATGTGCATGTTTTTGGTGGATTTAGTCGATATGCTGTTTCTCTCCATGTTGGGAGAAAAAGAAGCCGTAGCGGCAGTGGGTTATGCCAGCACTATTATGTTTTTTACGGTCTCGCTGAGTATCGCCATTTCCATCGCAGCGACCGCTTTGGTTTCTCGTGCGATTGGGGAGCGCAACCTTGAGTTAGCAAAACGTAGAGCTGTCAATGTACTGGCATTTGGTATTCTATTTTCCTCCCTAGTTGTTTGGTTTTTATGGCCAAAAATTCCGCATATTTTATTTTTCATTGGTGCCACTGGACGGGCTCTAGATCTGGCAACCGGTTATTTGCAGATTCTGATATTGGGCATGCCTGCTGTGATGATAGGTATGATTGGTTCCGGGATTATGCGTGCCTTGGGCGATGCCAAGCGTGCAATGTACGCGACTATGATTGGTGGCTTGGTGAATGCCGTTCTAGATCCTATCTTTATTTTTGCCTTTGGTCTTGGAGTAGACGGTGCCGCCATTGCGTCTTTGCTGGCTCGTTTCTCTATGGTGGCTGTGTCTTATTATGGTGTGGTTCACGTCCATAAAATGTTAGGCGAATTTGATCTGATGGACTTTTTTAAAGACGTTCGATGTATTGCGGTGATTGCTGTTCCTGCCATGCTGACGAACATGTCTTCGCCTCTAGCAAATGCTATTGTGATGGAACATACCGCTTCTTTTGGCGATGACGCGGTGGCTGCGGTGGCCATTATTGGTCGTATTATACCGGTTATCTTTGGTGGCTTATTTGCATTATCGGGAGCTGTTGGCCCTATATTGGGGCAAAACTACGGAGCGGGTCGTTTTGACCGGATGCATCAAACCATTTCAAGTGCGGTGATTTATGCCTTGGGATACTGTTTTTTGTTGTGTTGGGCCTTGTATGCATTGCAGGATTGGCTGGTGGTGGTGTTCAATGCGTCTCCGGCCAGTGCGGATCTCATCCGTTTTTTTGCGACCTTTGTCTCTTTCAGTTTTTTCTTCCAGAGTTTGTTGTTTATCGCCATTGCGACTTTTAATAACCTTGGTCGTCCTCTTCACAGTACCTTGTTAAATTTTGGTCGAGCTACGATAGGGACTTGGCCATTAATTATTGTTTTTTCTTGGTTTATGGGGGCGGAAGGGATTTTGTTCGGTCAGGCAGTTGGTTCGGTTATTTTTGGCGTGTTAGGCTTGTATATGGCAAGAAACTACATCGTTGAATTGGAAGAAAAAGAAGCCAAAGAAATACTGCCTTCTGGCTCTGCTACTGGCTTTGATGAAATGATTTAA
- the upp gene encoding uracil phosphoribosyltransferase, with the protein MTREQLLTKYDDIFVINHPFVKHKLTSLRDKNTSTREFRMLVEELGTLIGYEATRDLDTIDIEIETPLETAMCPVLKGKKLCIVTIMRAGNGLAEGVLKLSPSARVGHVGLYRDPETKQPVEYYLKMPHSVNERTIIVVDPMLATGNSAIMAIDKMKKMGASDIRFICLFAAPEGIQAFKEAHPDVAMYIGTIDRGLDEHAYIRPGVGDAGDRIYGTR; encoded by the coding sequence ATGACCCGCGAACAACTACTCACAAAATATGACGATATTTTTGTCATCAACCACCCTTTCGTAAAACACAAGCTAACCAGTTTGCGCGACAAAAACACCAGCACTCGTGAATTCCGAATGCTGGTTGAAGAACTCGGCACCTTAATTGGTTACGAAGCGACTCGCGATTTAGATACCATTGATATTGAAATTGAAACCCCGCTTGAGACAGCCATGTGCCCAGTCTTAAAAGGAAAAAAACTTTGCATTGTCACCATCATGCGTGCTGGTAATGGTTTGGCCGAAGGTGTTTTGAAACTATCACCTTCTGCTCGTGTTGGTCATGTGGGACTGTACCGCGACCCAGAAACCAAGCAGCCTGTTGAATACTATTTAAAAATGCCACATTCAGTAAATGAACGAACCATTATTGTAGTAGACCCAATGCTGGCAACCGGTAATTCTGCCATCATGGCGATTGATAAGATGAAAAAAATGGGCGCTTCAGACATTCGATTCATTTGTCTTTTTGCGGCACCGGAAGGCATTCAAGCTTTCAAAGAAGCACACCCAGATGTGGCCATGTACATTGGCACTATTGATCGCGGTTTAGACGAACATGCTTATATCCGCCCAGGAGTTGGTGACGCGGGTGACCGCATTTACGGCACGCGCTAA